The Akkermansia sp. N21116 genome includes a region encoding these proteins:
- a CDS encoding autorepressor SdpR family transcription factor: protein MSTESSLQNTLKALADPTRREILEILKSGRQSAGDIGKRFNITGAAISRHLSVLKEADLIRDEREGKFIFYELNLSIMEELLTWFGNFQSTRQSKQSQSKGSSRPEPQH, encoded by the coding sequence ATGAGTACGGAAAGCAGTTTACAAAATACGCTCAAGGCATTAGCCGATCCCACGCGAAGAGAGATTCTGGAGATTTTGAAATCCGGGCGCCAATCAGCAGGAGACATCGGCAAACGCTTCAACATCACCGGTGCTGCCATCTCCCGCCACCTTTCCGTTTTAAAGGAAGCGGATTTAATCCGCGATGAACGAGAGGGCAAATTTATCTTCTACGAGCTCAACCTGAGTATTATGGAAGAGCTTCTCACATGGTTTGGCAACTTCCAGTCCACACGGCAGAGCAAACAATCCCAGAGTAAAGGATCTTCCCGTCCTGAACCTCAACACTAA
- a CDS encoding ATP-binding cassette domain-containing protein produces MKNTKPFCRLTDAAAGSGFGPAAVAIPTTKPMDRESADSVINVENANVFLGGREILHDISWQVKRGERCFILGANGAGKTTLVKMLMGYAWPLYGAKVQVLGKTFGSINLSELRKSIAWVSPFMHQWLADREWTGLEMALSGLDGTIGLFRSTSREEKDRARSIMQSLKAEHLLDRAVHIMSSGEQVKVLIARALMTDPELVILDEPSVYLDIAGREFLLNTIQELAESRPELTIVFITQRIEDILPSFTRGMILKSGAICAEGSRDEVLTEANLHTAFDLNIRLIKTDQGRFWTVIE; encoded by the coding sequence TTGAAAAACACTAAACCATTCTGTCGCCTTACTGACGCTGCCGCCGGTTCCGGATTTGGTCCGGCGGCAGTTGCCATCCCGACAACCAAGCCTATGGACAGGGAATCCGCCGATTCGGTTATCAATGTGGAAAATGCAAATGTCTTCCTGGGAGGACGTGAAATTCTGCATGATATCTCCTGGCAGGTCAAACGCGGCGAACGCTGTTTTATCCTCGGAGCCAATGGAGCAGGTAAAACGACGCTCGTCAAAATGCTCATGGGATATGCCTGGCCGCTCTACGGAGCTAAAGTCCAGGTCCTAGGCAAAACATTCGGCAGTATCAACCTGTCGGAACTCCGTAAATCCATCGCCTGGGTTAGCCCGTTCATGCACCAATGGCTTGCCGACCGCGAATGGACAGGGCTGGAAATGGCCCTCTCCGGGCTGGACGGAACCATCGGCCTGTTCCGCAGCACAAGCAGGGAAGAAAAAGACCGAGCGCGCAGCATCATGCAATCGCTTAAGGCGGAGCACCTCCTTGACCGTGCCGTTCACATCATGTCCTCCGGGGAACAAGTCAAGGTCCTTATCGCCAGGGCATTGATGACCGATCCCGAGCTCGTCATCCTTGACGAACCCAGCGTTTATCTCGATATCGCCGGAAGGGAATTCCTCCTCAATACCATTCAAGAACTTGCCGAATCCCGACCGGAACTTACCATTGTTTTCATCACCCAGCGCATCGAAGACATCCTGCCTTCTTTCACTCGCGGCATGATCCTCAAATCCGGTGCCATCTGCGCGGAAGGCTCCCGTGACGAAGTCCTGACCGAGGCCAACCTCCATACCGCATTCGATCTCAACATCCGGCTCATCAAAACGGATCAAGGCCGTTTCTGGACAGTCATCGAATAA
- a CDS encoding serpin family protein — protein sequence MKAIIPLLAGALFAISATAQPQEANSINIMGLKILQSLVPPGSSTNITVSPYSIADMLHIIRLGTQGTTRTELDAVLGNSEQFNTTRTVLNKARPVKQSFISSTFSNKKESPFTLISARKLFVDNHFKINNAYTNQFEEEVIARQPFFENQEQARISINQWGAKSTNNLIKEIIPPTMDLSQSRIIAANALYFLGKWEVPFKKFATTKQDFLTPQGKTTVDMMSDKRIMPYKMIPGVGTSISLSYKWLQEPGSPEPVFIAVLPESKKTIGDFLGALSPRQLEQCIPDQKELVLLGLPKFKTDGDSLSINPGLQKAGLHELFIEGKADLSLISPTLLHLVNVLQKCFVSVDEEKTEAAAVTAGIIDECIPVSEPPFKTLTFDRPFLWFIYDKTTGSILFMGVQNNPGENDASRDSESLPPYIQNK from the coding sequence ATGAAAGCCATCATTCCCCTTCTTGCTGGCGCCCTGTTCGCCATCTCAGCCACCGCACAGCCCCAGGAGGCCAATTCCATCAATATCATGGGGTTGAAGATCTTGCAAAGTCTTGTACCTCCAGGAAGCAGTACCAATATCACCGTTTCTCCCTACTCCATCGCTGACATGCTCCATATCATCCGTCTGGGCACTCAAGGTACCACCCGTACGGAGCTAGACGCCGTGCTGGGAAATTCCGAACAATTCAATACAACGCGAACTGTCCTGAACAAAGCTCGGCCTGTCAAACAATCCTTTATATCCAGCACCTTCTCCAACAAGAAAGAATCCCCCTTCACTCTGATTTCGGCACGAAAACTATTCGTCGACAACCACTTCAAGATCAACAACGCCTACACTAACCAATTCGAGGAAGAAGTCATTGCTCGGCAACCCTTCTTTGAAAATCAGGAGCAGGCCAGAATCTCCATCAATCAATGGGGAGCTAAGTCAACCAACAACTTGATCAAAGAAATTATCCCGCCGACAATGGATCTGAGTCAATCCAGAATCATTGCCGCCAATGCCCTTTATTTTCTGGGAAAATGGGAAGTGCCATTTAAAAAATTCGCTACGACTAAACAGGATTTCCTTACTCCTCAAGGGAAAACGACAGTCGATATGATGTCTGACAAAAGAATCATGCCCTACAAAATGATCCCCGGAGTAGGAACCAGCATCTCTCTTAGTTACAAATGGCTTCAAGAGCCCGGTTCTCCCGAGCCCGTTTTCATCGCTGTCCTTCCCGAATCCAAAAAAACAATCGGAGACTTTTTGGGCGCACTCTCTCCCCGGCAACTTGAACAATGTATCCCGGACCAAAAAGAATTAGTGCTCCTCGGCCTCCCGAAATTCAAAACGGATGGGGATTCTCTCTCTATCAATCCAGGTTTACAGAAAGCGGGTCTCCATGAATTATTCATCGAAGGAAAAGCCGACCTCAGCCTCATTTCACCAACTCTCCTTCATCTGGTCAACGTATTGCAGAAATGTTTCGTCAGTGTCGATGAAGAAAAAACGGAAGCTGCCGCCGTTACAGCAGGGATCATAGACGAATGCATTCCCGTAAGCGAACCACCCTTCAAAACACTCACCTTCGACCGCCCCTTCCTGTGGTTCATCTATGACAAAACAACGGGAAGTATCCTCTTCATGGGCGTCCAGAACAATCCGGGGGAAAACGATGCCAGCCGCGATTCTGAATCATTGCCTCCCTACATCCAAAATAAATAA
- a CDS encoding DUF3892 domain-containing protein, with protein MNIAYKLKRKPWCYIVTSTLEIDSIYVAGGDIIPGLYKKEVLHDYVKQGGIIYVNIPDYPKLIAATSARGEKYVRSAPNDTPNDNLLKLPCI; from the coding sequence ATGAACATCGCATATAAATTGAAAAGGAAGCCGTGGTGCTACATAGTAACCTCCACTCTCGAAATTGACTCCATCTATGTAGCCGGGGGAGATATCATTCCCGGGCTTTACAAGAAGGAGGTACTCCATGACTATGTCAAACAGGGGGGGATCATATACGTCAATATCCCTGATTATCCGAAACTCATCGCTGCTACCAGTGCACGAGGAGAAAAATACGTCCGTTCCGCACCTAACGATACCCCAAATGATAATCTCCTGAAATTGCCTTGCATCTAA
- a CDS encoding FadR/GntR family transcriptional regulator, with protein sequence MELKKPVRISLSRQVLNAMEGLIREGRWAVGDRIPAEPELAKSFSVSHNTIREALQSLIHAGILEARPGDGTYVIANDRFAVAMNNKLREAELHQILEARRALEKEIARLAAANRTDADLRQLEQDWQTCQARSGQGIEDDMRFHASVAAATHNPVLAELYRVIVSYLQDNLEHILAEKQYDAGAMQLHADLLDAIRSHDADTAEAIIVRIVEFDASTIAGQ encoded by the coding sequence ATGGAATTGAAAAAACCCGTTCGTATCTCCCTCTCCCGGCAAGTCCTCAATGCCATGGAAGGATTGATCCGGGAAGGCCGCTGGGCCGTCGGAGACCGGATTCCCGCCGAACCGGAACTGGCAAAATCCTTCTCCGTCAGCCACAATACCATCCGCGAAGCCCTGCAGTCCCTGATTCATGCCGGAATTCTGGAAGCACGCCCCGGAGACGGTACCTACGTCATCGCCAATGATCGTTTCGCCGTTGCCATGAACAACAAATTGCGTGAGGCGGAACTCCACCAAATCCTGGAAGCGCGACGGGCTCTCGAAAAGGAAATAGCCAGGCTCGCCGCCGCCAACCGCACGGATGCCGATCTCCGTCAATTGGAACAGGACTGGCAAACCTGCCAGGCTCGCTCCGGCCAGGGCATCGAAGACGATATGCGCTTTCATGCCTCCGTCGCCGCCGCCACCCACAACCCTGTCCTGGCGGAATTATACCGCGTCATCGTCAGCTATCTCCAGGACAATCTGGAACACATCCTGGCAGAAAAACAATACGATGCCGGAGCCATGCAATTGCATGCCGACCTTCTGGACGCCATCCGCAGCCACGATGCCGACACGGCGGAAGCCATTATTGTCCGCATCGTCGAATTCGATGCCAGTACCATCGCCGGTCAATAA
- a CDS encoding DASS family sodium-coupled anion symporter: MKKKVPTIQHDTKDTEKGHRKYAIILCDVLLFLALLKWLPLDGDAAKGVAILVFIGILWLTEAVHVTITALLVPILAMILGILPGASAMVGFADPTIFLFFGGFVLAGALHEQKIDTWLAGKILRFSRGHLGLALGLIFAATAFLSMWMSNTATAAMMLPLVIGLLGEVDESKYKSTWIFAVLGVAYSASIGGMGTLVGSPPNAIAARELHMGFADWLKIGVPVACVFSVVVFALMWVMLKPCLSLKIKSPDDVVEASAVAGHGNLDAKQKRVLGVFTVIALCWMFSGFISGLVPGGIPSIDALIALCAVVLLPVCGLINWQGIVKNTDWGVLLLFGGGITLSTILIKTGAGQFLASQVAVLGTGQSLIVLFLIVSLFITMLTEFCSNTASAALVCPLMVTVAAEMGIPAEPLVLLIGVGASCAFMLPVSTPPNALAFATGKVPQSMMIKVGFAINIVLVFVKAGWAYLFWM; this comes from the coding sequence ATGAAGAAAAAAGTACCTACTATTCAGCATGATACGAAGGATACGGAGAAAGGGCACCGCAAGTATGCAATCATCCTGTGCGATGTGCTTCTCTTTCTGGCACTCCTCAAATGGCTCCCTCTGGATGGCGATGCGGCCAAAGGTGTTGCTATCCTCGTCTTCATTGGCATTTTGTGGCTGACGGAGGCGGTTCATGTGACGATTACTGCCCTTCTGGTACCGATTTTGGCGATGATCCTGGGGATTCTTCCCGGGGCATCGGCTATGGTGGGTTTTGCGGATCCGACGATCTTTCTGTTTTTTGGTGGTTTTGTGCTGGCGGGAGCCTTGCATGAGCAGAAAATTGACACCTGGCTCGCGGGTAAAATCTTGCGGTTTTCGCGGGGCCATCTGGGCTTGGCTCTTGGGTTGATTTTTGCCGCGACGGCCTTTTTGTCGATGTGGATGTCCAACACGGCAACGGCGGCCATGATGTTGCCATTGGTTATTGGTCTTTTGGGTGAAGTGGATGAAAGCAAGTATAAATCGACCTGGATTTTCGCCGTGTTGGGTGTGGCCTACAGTGCCTCCATCGGAGGGATGGGAACCTTGGTTGGCTCACCTCCCAATGCGATTGCAGCCCGGGAATTGCACATGGGATTTGCGGATTGGCTCAAGATTGGTGTTCCGGTGGCCTGTGTCTTTTCCGTGGTGGTCTTTGCATTGATGTGGGTGATGCTCAAACCCTGTCTTTCTCTGAAAATCAAATCGCCCGATGACGTGGTGGAGGCAAGTGCCGTTGCAGGACATGGCAACCTGGATGCCAAGCAGAAACGCGTGCTGGGAGTTTTCACCGTCATTGCCCTGTGCTGGATGTTTAGCGGTTTTATTTCCGGCCTTGTACCGGGGGGAATCCCATCTATTGATGCTCTGATTGCCTTGTGCGCCGTGGTGTTGCTTCCTGTGTGCGGCTTGATCAACTGGCAGGGAATTGTCAAAAACACGGACTGGGGCGTTCTTCTGCTTTTTGGTGGCGGCATCACTTTGAGTACGATATTGATCAAGACGGGAGCAGGTCAGTTTCTTGCTTCCCAAGTTGCCGTGCTGGGGACGGGGCAAAGCCTGATTGTACTCTTCCTGATTGTGAGCCTGTTTATCACGATGCTCACGGAGTTTTGCTCGAATACGGCATCTGCCGCACTCGTTTGCCCCCTGATGGTGACCGTTGCCGCCGAGATGGGGATTCCGGCGGAACCTCTCGTGTTGCTGATTGGTGTGGGAGCTTCCTGCGCATTCATGCTGCCGGTATCGACGCCACCCAACGCCTTGGCTTTTGCTACGGGCAAAGTGCCTCAATCCATGATGATCAAGGTGGGCTTTGCGATTAACATCGTGCTGGTTTTCGTCAAAGCCGGCTGGGCTTATTTATTTTGGATGTAG
- a CDS encoding SdpI family protein yields MDELQSPQRPSLFKGGPILTELTIALLPWVFLAIIYKELPAQVAVHFNAESIADRYASKESWEVLCLPSVGFIGFIIGRFIRFMCMLSGRFDKKFCNAKPLERFCTYTELFSVSLLSGTALYLLQSCRASLETMNIELLLRIFVAAISILFILVGNLCPKIRPNKWFGIKTPRAFSSPNAWNKVQSVGGRLMFWCGAFNLLIACVPFIPTGIVVTCSCITMVLMLFAIFLYRPKM; encoded by the coding sequence ATGGATGAGCTTCAATCCCCTCAGCGCCCTTCACTCTTCAAGGGTGGCCCCATCCTGACCGAACTTACCATTGCGCTTTTGCCCTGGGTCTTCCTTGCCATCATCTACAAGGAACTTCCTGCCCAGGTTGCCGTCCATTTCAACGCCGAGAGTATTGCCGATCGCTATGCCTCCAAAGAGAGTTGGGAAGTGTTGTGCCTCCCCTCCGTCGGTTTTATTGGATTCATCATCGGACGCTTTATTCGTTTCATGTGCATGCTCTCAGGCCGTTTCGATAAAAAGTTCTGTAACGCCAAACCTCTAGAGCGTTTTTGCACCTACACAGAACTCTTCTCGGTGAGTCTGTTATCCGGCACAGCCCTTTACCTTTTGCAAAGCTGCAGAGCCTCATTGGAAACGATGAATATTGAGTTACTCCTGCGTATCTTCGTAGCAGCCATCTCAATTCTTTTCATCCTGGTCGGGAATCTCTGTCCAAAAATACGCCCCAACAAATGGTTCGGAATCAAAACTCCCCGGGCATTTTCCAGTCCGAATGCCTGGAATAAAGTTCAGAGCGTCGGAGGAAGACTCATGTTCTGGTGCGGTGCCTTCAACCTGCTAATTGCCTGTGTTCCTTTTATTCCCACAGGAATAGTAGTGACCTGCAGTTGCATCACCATGGTCCTCATGCTGTTTGCCATCTTCCTCTATCGCCCTAAAATGTGA
- the ilvC gene encoding ketol-acid reductoisomerase, whose product MDIIHDNAADLSVLNGKTIAVLGYGAQGRAQALCMRDSGVNVIIGVRPGKSFDAATQDGFKVMSVADAVKEADIIHILLPDEMHGPVFEAEIKPNLTAGKALACSHGFAYVFKTIVPPADVDVIMVAPKGPGTEVRKVFEQGFGCPGLIAVFQDATGKAKDMALAMAKAEGLTRGGVLECTFEQETYEDLFGEQNVLCGGMVDLMKYGFETLIEAGYPAEMAYFECIHEAKLIVDLIYEGGIQKMNSVISNTAEWGEYYNGPQILTPDVKERMKESLKRIESGVFAKDWLAEANSGAKVLQAKRAELGQHPAEVVGKKIRSLFEKH is encoded by the coding sequence ATGGATATCATTCACGACAATGCCGCTGACCTCAGCGTGTTGAACGGCAAGACGATCGCAGTACTCGGATACGGCGCCCAGGGACGCGCCCAGGCGCTTTGCATGCGCGACTCCGGCGTAAACGTCATCATCGGCGTCCGCCCCGGCAAATCCTTTGACGCAGCAACTCAGGACGGGTTCAAAGTCATGAGCGTCGCCGACGCCGTCAAGGAAGCCGACATCATTCACATCCTTCTTCCGGACGAAATGCACGGCCCCGTGTTCGAAGCCGAAATCAAGCCGAACCTGACCGCCGGCAAGGCTCTCGCCTGCTCCCACGGTTTCGCTTACGTGTTCAAAACGATCGTTCCTCCCGCCGACGTCGACGTCATCATGGTGGCGCCCAAGGGTCCGGGAACTGAAGTCCGCAAAGTGTTCGAACAAGGTTTTGGCTGCCCCGGCCTGATCGCCGTGTTCCAGGACGCTACAGGCAAAGCCAAAGACATGGCTCTCGCTATGGCCAAGGCCGAAGGACTCACACGCGGCGGCGTTCTCGAATGCACCTTTGAACAGGAAACCTACGAAGATCTCTTCGGAGAACAAAACGTCCTCTGCGGCGGCATGGTCGACCTGATGAAGTATGGTTTCGAAACACTTATTGAAGCCGGCTATCCGGCTGAAATGGCTTATTTCGAATGCATCCACGAAGCCAAGCTCATCGTGGACCTCATCTACGAAGGCGGCATCCAGAAGATGAACTCCGTCATCTCCAACACCGCCGAATGGGGTGAATACTACAATGGACCGCAGATCCTGACCCCCGACGTCAAGGAACGCATGAAGGAATCCCTCAAGCGCATCGAAAGCGGCGTATTCGCCAAGGATTGGCTGGCCGAAGCCAACAGCGGAGCCAAGGTTCTCCAAGCCAAGAGAGCAGAACTCGGACAGCATCCTGCCGAAGTCGTCGGCAAGAAGATCCGTAGCTTGTTTGAAAAACACTAA